The Streptomyces sp. ICC1 DNA window CGTCACGCGCGGCGTCACGCTTGGCGACCTCCTCGCGGACGAGCGGGATCACGTGGCGGCCGAAGTCGACGGCGTCGCCCAGCAGGTCGTAGCCGCGGGCCGAGAGGATGTCCACGCCGAGGTCGTGGTAGTCCAGCAGCGCCTGGGCGACGGTCTCCGGTGTGCCGACCAGCGCGTTGGAGTTGCCCGCGCCCCCGGTGGCGGCGGCGGTCGGGGTCCACAGCGCGCGGTCGTAGCGCTCCCCCGCCTCGGCGATGGCGATCAGCCGCTGTGAACCGGTGTTCTGCGGCGCCGGGGATTCCAGGACCCCGCCCTGGTGGCGCCGTACGGGGGCGGTGCGCCGGCGCTCCTTGATCGCGCCCACCGTGCGGTGGGCCTTCTCCCAGGCGAGCTCCTCGGTCGGGGCGATGATCGGGCGGAAGGCGACCTGGATGCGCGGCACGTCGGTGCGGCCCGCGGCCCGCGCGGCGGCCTTCACGGACTCGATCTGCTGGGCCGTCTTCTCCAGCGGCTCGCCCCACAGGCAGTAGATGTCGGCCTCCGCTCCTCCGGCGGCGTACGCGGCGGGCGATGAACCGCCGAACGACACGTTCGGGCGCGGCTGTTGGACGGGGAAGACGTCGCTGACGAAATCGTGGAAGCGGTAGTGCGCTCCCTCGTGGTCGAAGGGCTCGCGGGTGGTCCAGATCTTCTTGACGATCCGGATGTACTCGCGGGTGCGGGCGTAGCGCTCGTCCTTGGTCAGGGTGTCGCCCTCGCGTCCCTGTTCGTGGTCGTTGCCGCCGGTGATGAAGTGCACGGCCAGCCGGCCCTCGCTGATCCGGTCGAGGGTCGCGAAGGTCTTGGCGGCGAAGGTGGGGTACGAGACGTTGGGCCGGTGGGCCAGCAGGATCTGGAGGCGGTCCAGTCGGCTCGCGATGTACGCGGCCGCCGGCGCGGGGTCCGGGGATCCGGAGCCGTAGGCGAACAGCACCCGGTCCCAGCCGTGGTCCTCGTGCGCCCGGGCGAGCCGGAGCATGTACTCCTTGTCGAAGGAGGCTCCGGAGCGTGCGGTGGTTTCGGAGCCGTCGTTGGTGGCGGCTATGCCGAGGAATTCCACGGGCATGGCGGTGGCCTTTCGTGAACGTGCGGCGAATCGAATGCGGGCAGGGTGAACCGCCGCCCGTACGGCGGGAATCCGGAATTCATCAGGCGAATGCGTGCGAGGCGGCGTACGGGCACGGCGAAAGAAGTGGTGCGCGGCGCGAAAAAGGGCGTGACGAGGCGGGACGGGGCGGGACGGGGCTTCATGAGGCGCGGTGAGGTGCAGTGCGGCGCCGGCGCACGGCCGGGCCCGGGGCAGCGCGTCCCGGAGCGGGTCACGGCCCGCGCGACGGCGGTGCGAAGGGAGGGGGCTCGGCGCCGACCTGGTTCCAGGCGAAGGAGAGGTTGTCGAGGAGCCGGGGGCCGGGCAGGAGCGGGGCGGGGGCCTCGACCACGCGCTCGCCCGAGTGGGAAGCGGCGACGAGGTTCCAATACAGCGGGAAAAGGGAAATCAAGGCGGCCAGGCCCAGCAGGACGTAGGTCAGCGGTCCCGCGTGGTGCTGACGGCCCGGCGACTGGCGGAAGCGGCTGGCGCGCGGCGCCTTGGCGGTGGTGGTGGTCGTCGTGTCGAGTGCGTGGGCCATGAGCTCAGCTCCCCGCCTTCTTGCGCATGTGGCCGGCGGCGCCGCCTGTGGTGCGGCGGCGACGCCTGAGGTCGCGGTTGTGATGGGAGCGGGTGATCAGGGCCTGGATGCCGCCGACGAGTAGGAGGAGCAGGAGCATGACCCAGGCGATGGCGGAGGCCTGCCCGAGTGCGCCGGTCACCCAGCCCTTCTCGTACATGAGCAGGCTCAGGGTCTGGAACTGGTTCCCGCTGCCGCCGCTGATGCCGACGCTGCCGCCGAAGAGCATGGGCTCGCCGAAGAGCTGGGTGGCACCGATGGTGGAGACGATGACCGTGAAGAGGATCGTCGGCCGGATGGAGGGGATGGTGACGCTGAGGAACTGGCGCCAGCGCGAAGCACCGTCCAAGGCGGCGGCCTCGTAGAGGTCCTGCGGTACGGCCTGCATGGCCGCGAGGTAGATGAGGGCGTTGTAGCCCGTCCAGCGCCAGGTGACGATCACCGAGATCGCGATCTGTGCGGGCCACTTGGAGGACTCCCAGGCGACCGGGTCGAAGCCCGCCCAGCCCAGCACCGTGTTGATCAGGCCGTAGTCGGTGTTGAAGAGTTGGGCGAAGACGAGCGTCGCCGCCGCGATGGAGGTGGCGTACGGGGCGAGGATGGCGACGCGGAAGAAGCCCCGGCCGCGGAGCCGGTAGTTGAGCAGGTGTGCGAGGCCGAGGGCCATCAGCAGCTGGGGGACGGTGGAGATCACGCCGATGGTGAAGGTGTTGGCGAGGGCGTTCCAGAAGAACTCGCTGGTGGCCAGGGAGCTGTAGTTTTCCAGCCCCTTCCACTGTGCGCTGCCGCCGAGTTCGACGCGGTGGAGCGACAGCCAGCCCGTGTAGATGAGGGGGAAGAGGCCGAAGGCCGCGAAGGTGAGGAAGAAGGGGGCGATGAAGACGTAGGGGATCGCCTTCAGATCGAAGCGGTAGAGCGTGCTACGCAGGCCGCTCCGGCCGGAGGGCCGATGCCTGCTGGATCGGGATCCGTAGTCAGGGCCCGGGAGTTGCGTGTCGGGCGGTGGGGAACTGCTGTCCGTCGCCCGTACGGGGGTGGCCACGGGGGCGTCCTTCCAGGTCGATGAGTGCGGCGTGCGGAAGGCGACAGCCCGCCGCCATCCGCGGGGAGGCGGTGAGTGGCGGCGGGCCGTCATGCTGTTCCGCTACTGGTCGATCTTGTCGTCGACCAGCTTCTTGACGTTGTCCCAGGCCTTCGCCGGGTCGGTGCCGCGCTGCTCGATGTCGAGGATGCCGTTGTCGGTGAGGAAGGTCTTCACCTGGCCGTCCGTCCGCTACCTCGCCCCCGAACACCGCACCAGGGCCCTCGCCACCCTCACCTCGACCGCCCGCGTCCTGCTGCGGCGCACCGAAGACGGCTCCGCCCCCGGCCTGCGACTGGTCGCCGCCCGCACCCTCATCAGCAGCGCGCGGGAGAGGTCGTCGAGCTGGTCCACGAGCTTGCGGCGCAGGAGCGGGGTGATGTCCGGGTCGGCCAGGCAGGCGTGGCCGGCCTGGAGGTTGGCTTCGGTGATCTCGTGGCCGGGGAAGCACCAGCGGCCCGCGGCGTCGGCGATGGCGGGGCCGCGGCGGGCCGCGAGGGTGACGGCCTCGGGGTAGTAGCGGGGCACGTACTCCCGTACGAGGTCGGCCTGTTCGGGCTGCCAGAAGCCCTGGGCGGTGGCGGTGAAGAGGTAGTTGGACAGGGTGTCGTCGTGGAAGAGGCGGTCCCAGGCGGCGGCCTTGGACTCGGCGGTGGGGAGGGCGGCGCGGCAGCGGGCGGCGCCTTCGCGGCCGGCGGCGCTGGGGTCGGCGGTGAGGGCTTCGTCGATGTCGGATTCCACGACCGCGCCGAGTACCGACAGGCGGGCCAGGATGCGCCAGCGCAGTGCGGGGTCGAGTTCGGGGCCGCCGGGGACGGTGCCTTCGGCGAGCCAGGCGGCCACGGTGTCGGGCTGGGTCGCGCTGCTGATGAGGGTGCGGACGGCGACCAGTCGCAGGCCGGGGTCGGAGCCGTCTTCGGTGCGCCGCAGCAGGTCGCGGGCGATCGAGGTGAGGGTGGCGAGGGCCCTGGTGCGGTGTTCGGGGGCGAGGTAGCGGACGGCGATCTGGCCGCGGGCGAAGTCGATGACGTTCTGGACGATGTCCAGGTCGGTCTCGTCCGGCAGGTGGGCTTCGGCGGTGGCCAGGTAGTCGGCGGCGTCCAGTTCGCCGTCGCGGACCATGTCGCGCAGGGAGTTCCACACGACGGCGCGGGTGAGGGGGTCGGGGATGCGGGAGATGCCGCGCAGGGCGGTTTCCAGGGAGGTCTCGTCGAGGCGGACCTTGGTGTAGGTGAGGTCGCCGTCGTTGAGGACGAGGAGGGCGGGGCGCGCGCCGTCGGCCGAGAGGATCTCGTCGGAGGGGACGTCGAGGGCGAGGATCTCGCGGAGTTCGAGGGCGGCGTCGGGGGCGCGGTCGTAGAGGCCCGCGGCGATGTGGTGGGGGCGGCTTCCGGTGCGGTCGACGGTGAGGGTCCAGCCTCCGGGGCTTTCCTCGATGCGCGGGGTGAGGGTGTCGACGCCGGTGGTGCGCAGCCAGATCTCGGCCCAGGCGTGGACGTCGCGGTCGGTGTTCGCGGCGAGGGAGTCGACGAAGTCGGCGAGGGAGGCGTTGGCGAACTTGTGGCGGGCGAAGTGGGTGTTGATGCCGGCCAGGAAGTCCTTCTCGCCGAGCCAGGCGACGAGTTGGCGCAGGGCGGAGGCGCCCTTGGCGTAGGAGATGCCGTCGAAGTTGAGGAGGGCCCGTCGCTTATACCCATCTNNNNNNNNNNNNNNNNNNNNNNNNNNNNNNNNNNNNNNNNNNNNNNNAAAAAAAAAAGAGTGGTGGTGGCGTGCGTCAGGTGTGAATCAGAGACAGGCCGTCCTCCCACCGGACCCGCCTGGTACGCCACTCCGACCCTTGCCTACGCCCAAGAGCTCGGCCTCTCCGTCCGGCCCACCGAGGCCTGGCTCCGCCCGGACCACGGCCCGTACCTCGACGCCTGGTACACCCGCCTGCGCGACGCGTACATGGCGACGATGGCGGAACTCGGCGTGCACGCGTCCCTCACGGACCCCGAGTTCCTCACGGCGATGACCGAGTACAGGAGCCGGAACACGCACCAGGCCGCGGTCCTGTCCGCGATCAAGTCCACCGTCAAGGGCGGCATCGGCAAGCTCCGCGAGCGCCCGCAGGGAGCCGGCTACCGCCCCGGTGAAAGCTGGCCGGCCCTGGAGCGCCCCACCTGGCGCCCCGACATCCGCGCCGCCGTCATCTCCACGGCCCGCGTCAACATGCACCGCAAGATGCGCAAGCTCGCGACGGAGGCCGGCGAGTACCCCATCGCCGTCCTCTCCGACTGCGCGGTCTACCTCTCCGACGGCCCCAGCCCGCTCGACTTCCTCCCCCGCACCCCCGACGGCAAGCCGCTGCCCGGCGGATTCCGCCTCGGTGTCAGCCCCGGCATGGTCAAGCACGAGGGCACCCAGCCCCTCCTGTGGGCCGTCCAGATGCTCGACGAACGACACAACCCGGCCCGCCACATCAAGGGCCACGACGCCGCGGCCGACGGAGAGTAAGAGCCACCCATGTCCGAGATCAGCGACAGCCTCGACCGCGCCGACGAACAGAACTTCACCCGCCCCATCCCGAAATCTGCGGGCGCCCAGATCCGCTACCTCGTGAAGCAGCTCAAATCCACCAAGGCCGTGGCGGACCTCCTCGCCATCTCCCGGCGCACGGTCGAGCGGTACGTGAAGGACCAGATCAAGCAGCCCAAGCCGGCCCTCTCCACCCGCCTGGAGCGCGAAGTACGCCGCCGCTGGCAGCCGCTGGTCCGCAAGCGGGCCCGTGCCAAGGCCGCGCGGCAGACCGGCCTGGTCATCGAGACCCGCGCGCGCTTCGGCTTCAGCGCCGCCCCCGGCACCACCGACGACGGCCGGATGCGCCGCATCACCCAGCACCTCCCCCCGGAGTACGCCTCCCGCCTCTTCGCCGCCCAGGAGGCCGGGGCCAACGAGGCCCAGCTGCGCCACATCGCCGCCGAAGGCCTCCAGGAG harbors:
- a CDS encoding LLM class flavin-dependent oxidoreductase — translated: MPVEFLGIAATNDGSETTARSGASFDKEYMLRLARAHEDHGWDRVLFAYGSGSPDPAPAAAYIASRLDRLQILLAHRPNVSYPTFAAKTFATLDRISEGRLAVHFITGGNDHEQGREGDTLTKDERYARTREYIRIVKKIWTTREPFDHEGAHYRFHDFVSDVFPVQQPRPNVSFGGSSPAAYAAGGAEADIYCLWGEPLEKTAQQIESVKAAARAAGRTDVPRIQVAFRPIIAPTEELAWEKAHRTVGAIKERRRTAPVRRHQGGVLESPAPQNTGSQRLIAIAEAGERYDRALWTPTAAATGGAGNSNALVGTPETVAQALLDYHDLGVDILSARGYDLLGDAVDFGRHVIPLVREEVAKRDAARDAASAPGPARQSLTAVRG
- a CDS encoding sugar ABC transporter permease; amino-acid sequence: MATPVRATDSSSPPPDTQLPGPDYGSRSSRHRPSGRSGLRSTLYRFDLKAIPYVFIAPFFLTFAAFGLFPLIYTGWLSLHRVELGGSAQWKGLENYSSLATSEFFWNALANTFTIGVISTVPQLLMALGLAHLLNYRLRGRGFFRVAILAPYATSIAAATLVFAQLFNTDYGLINTVLGWAGFDPVAWESSKWPAQIAISVIVTWRWTGYNALIYLAAMQAVPQDLYEAAALDGASRWRQFLSVTIPSIRPTILFTVIVSTIGATQLFGEPMLFGGSVGISGGSGNQFQTLSLLMYEKGWVTGALGQASAIAWVMLLLLLLVGGIQALITRSHHNRDLRRRRRTTGGAAGHMRKKAGS
- a CDS encoding ERAP1-like C-terminal domain-containing protein, with translation DGYKRRALLNFDGISYAKGASALRQLVAWLGEKDFLAGINTHFARHKFANASLADFVDSLAANTDRDVHAWAEIWLRTTGVDTLTPRIEESPGGWTLTVDRTGSRPHHIAAGLYDRAPDAALELREILALDVPSDEILSADGARPALLVLNDGDLTYTKVRLDETSLETALRGISRIPDPLTRAVVWNSLRDMVRDGELDAADYLATAEAHLPDETDLDIVQNVIDFARGQIAVRYLAPEHRTRALATLTSIARDLLRRTEDGSDPGLRLVAVRTLISSATQPDTVAAWLAEGTVPGGPELDPALRWRILARLSVLGAVVESDIDEALTADPSAAGREGAARCRAALPTAESKAAAWDRLFHDDTLSNYLFTATAQGFWQPEQADLVREYVPRYYPEAVTLAARRGPAIADAAGRWCFPGHEITEANLQAGHACLADPDITPLLRRKLVDQLDDLSRALLMRVRAATSRRPGAEPSSVRRSRTRAVEVRVARALVRCSGAR
- a CDS encoding XRE family transcriptional regulator, translating into MSEISDSLDRADEQNFTRPIPKSAGAQIRYLVKQLKSTKAVADLLAISRRTVERYVKDQIKQPKPALSTRLEREVRRRWQPLVRKRARAKAARQTGLVIETRARFGFSAAPGTTDDGRMRRITQHLPPEYASRLFAAQEAGANEAQLRHIAAEGLQEIYFKDHGARAQGLLVEFTDIDYIELDF